AGTCGATGTCGTAGCCGATCTTGTCGAAGGGCAGCCCCGGGTCGAGGTCGCCTTCGTCGCGCGGCGCCGACGTCCACGAGTGCAGCAAGTGCGCGAGCGCAGCCGCCTCGTCCGCGCTCTCCGTGTTGCCGTAGCGCAGCAGCAGGTAGGAGATGTTCGCCGCGACGTCGTCCTCCAGCGGGGTGCCCCACTTGGTCAGCAGCTCGTCACCCGGCTCGTACTGCTCGCCGGTGTCCGGTGCCTTCAGCGCGAACCGGACGCACCACACCTGGTTGCCGCCGACGATGTAGGAACCCAGCCAGTCCCGGTCCCGTTCGATGCCCGCGTAGGGCTGTCCTGGTGTGGTCTCGTGGCCGATTCCTTCCTCCGGCGCGGCGATGGCCGTTCCCGTGGTCGCCAGCAAACCGCTGCCGGCGAGCACAGCGGAACCCACCACCGCTGTGAGCAACTTCCTGAACGTGCGCATGCAAGCTCCAGTCTCGGTCTGGGAGAGAGGGCATCGGCGTGCTGCGATCCGGTCACGTGCAGAGCGACATGGCGTTGACCGGCGCGAAAGCCCCCCGACATGGCACGCGGACACCCAGGCGCATCCTTTCGGTCACGCGCGGTAGCTACAAGAGGTCATTCGGTGTAATCGATCTCATTACCCGGAGCGAGATTTCGCCGTGTCCTGAGGCGGCTCGTGCTCGTTCGGCCGCAGCGCAGCGGCCATTTCGGTGGTGACCGGGCACTCGCGGCCACACCTCGAAAAGGTTGCGACGGTGAGTGATCGTCATTTCACCGTTTATCCCGCGGGAGTAGCTTCCGGACAGGCGGGAACCGGCTACCGCCAAGCGGGTAAAGTCGGTTTTACCAGTGGGGAACCGACCGGCAGGTTCGGTCGTTGTACCGGAGACGGCGCAAAACACGCCCAGGAGGACGAGTTGCGCACTACGAGCAACCCAGCGTTCAAGAACCTGCCGACCAACGGCGGGTACGCGAACTTCAACCATGGCCAGGGCGGCTTCGGCGCGCCCGGCCAGGCACCGGCCGCGCCGCCGAAGGCGACGCGCCCGATGACGATCGACGACGTGGTCACCAAGACCGCCATCACGCTCGCCCTCACCGTGGGCACCGGCGCCGCGACCTACATCACGGGCGCCTACGCGCTCGCGCTGCCCGCGGCGATCATCGGCCTGGTGCTGTCGCTGATCATCATCTTCAAGAAGAAGGTCAGCCCGGCGCTCGTCATCGCCTACGCGGCGGTCGAAGGCGTGTTCCTCGGCGGCATCAGCTACGTCATCGGTGGAGCCGTCGACGGCTTCACCGGCGGTGGCGGCTCCGGCATCGTCATGCAGGCGATCGCGGGCACGATCGGTGTCTTCGCGGCGATGCTCGTGGTCTACAAGACCGGCGCCGTCCGCGTCACGCCGAAGCTCACCAAGTGGATCATCGGCGCGCTCGCGGGCGCGGCCATCCTGATGCTGCTCAACCTCGTCGCCGGCTTCTTCATGGAAGGCGGCCTCGGCCTGCGCGACGGCGGCCCGCTCGCCATCATCTTCAGCCTCGTCTGCATCGGCATCGCCGCGTTCAGCTTCCTGCTGGACTTCGACGCCGCGGACAAGGCCATCAAGAGCGGCGTCGATGCCAAGTTCGCCTGGTACGTCGCCTTCGGCCTGATGACCACCCTCGTCTGGCTCTACCTGGAGATCCTGCGCCTCCTGTCGTACTTCCAGAACGACTAGCGAGAGCCGGTCTAGCTCCAACGCGAACAAGAAGGGCCTCTCCCACCACGGGAGAGGCCCTTCTGCATCTCACGGCGAAGCCGTGCCTGTATGTGCGAAGCACATAGCCCACGTCGAAAAGCCGCTCACCGGCGGGTTCTCAGGTGTCTTCTCGCGAGGACAGCTTTTTCCCTCGTGGCGGAGCCACTCGGGAAAAAGATCCCGCAGCGAGAAGACACCTGAGGTTCCGCTACCCGGACACCAAAGCAAACCGGCCGGGGCACCTTCAGGAAAGCCGCTCCAGGACCATCGCCATGCCCTGGCCGCCTCCGACGCACATGGTCTCCAGGCCGAACTGCTTGTCGTGCCACTGGAGGGAGTTGATCAGGGTGTTGGTGATGCGGGCGCCGGTCATGCCGAACGGGTGGCCGACGGCGATGGCGCCGCCGTTGACGTTGACCTTCTCCAGCGGGAAGCCCAGTTCCTGGTAGGAGGGGATGACCTGCGCGGCGAACGCCTCGTTGATCTCCACCAGGTCGATGTCCCCGACGCCCAGCCCGGCGCGCTTGAGGGCCTGCTTGGAGGCCTCCACCGGGCCGAGGCCCATGATCTCCGGCGACAGGCCGGACACGCCGGTCGACACGACCCGCGCCAGCGGGGTCAGGCCCAGCTGCTTCGCCTTCACGTCGCTCATGATCACCAGCGCGGCGGCGCCGTCGTTGAGGGAACAGCAGTTCCCGGCCGTGATCCGGCCGTCCGGGCGGAACACCGGCTTCAGGCCGGACACGGCCTCCTTCGTGACTCCGGCGCGCGGGCCGTCGTCGGCGTCGACGATCGTGCCGGAGGGCGTCGTCACCGGAGTGATCTCCCGCGCCCAGAACCCGTCCGCGATGGCCTTCTCCGCCAGGTTCTGCGAGCGCACGCCGAACTCGTCCATCTCGTCGCGGCTCACGCCCTTGGCCCGCGCCAGGTTCTCCGCGGTCTGGCCCATCGGGATGTAGACGTCGGGCACCTTGCCGAACTCGCGCGGGTCGACCCACTCGTCGGCGCCCTGCTCCCCGGTGGCCTGGGTGCGGGCCTCAGCGTCGGCGAACACGGGGTTGTGCGTGTCGTCGAGCGAGTCCGAGTTGCCCTTCGCGAATCGGGACACCGCTTCCACACCGGCGCTGATGAACACGTCACCTTCACCGGCCTTGATGGCGTGCAGCGCCATCCGCGTCGTCTGCAGGCTCGACGAGCAGTAGCGGGTGATGGTGGTGCCGGGCAGCTGGTCGTAACCCAGCAGCACCGACACGACGCGGGCCATGTTGAAGCCCTGTTCGCCGCCGGGCAGGCCGCAACCGAGCATCAGGTCGTCGATCTCGGTGGGGTCCAGCTGCGGGATCTTGTCCAGCGCGGCGCGCACCATCTGCGCGGCCAGGTCGTCCGGGCGCACGTCGACCAGCGAGCCCTTGCCCGCGCGGCCGATGGGCGAGCGCGTGGCGGAGACGATGACTGCTTCGGGCATTCGGGAACTCCTTCGTTCGCCTACGGGACGCCGCGCCGGCGGCGGCACGGCTGGGCCGGCTACTCGCGCCACCTTAAGACCGACATCGGTCCCGACGTGCTGAGACGACCGTCACCAGCAACTCCGCCCCGGCGCCGCTCGTTACCCGGAGGCACCGCCCGAACCGGGCGAAGCCCGCCGCCGAAGCGGAGCGCTCACGTGGCCTGGCGGCGGCCGAACCTCCGGTTCAGGCGGGCCACGACGCGGCTGGTGGGGCGACGCGCTTCCGCCGCCGACGAGCGGACCGGTGGCTGCGGTACCGGCGGGCCCTGCCACTCGCCGATCGCCGAGCACAACGCGGGCAGCAGCAGCCCGGCGGCGGCCTCGTAGCCCGCGGCCGACGGGTGGAACCGGTCGGGGCTGAACAGCTCCTGCGGCCGGGTCAGGAACTCCGGGGACAGCAGGTCCGCCAGCGGCACCGCGCCGCCGCCCGCGGCTTCCACCGCGTGGCGCTGGGCGCGGCCCAGCGCGAGGCTCCACGAGGAGGCCACCGAGCGCAGCGGCTGCGGGATCGGCCGGATCGCCCCCAGGTCCGGGCAGGTCCCGGCGACCACGCCCACCCCGGCTTCCCGCAGCCGGGCCACCGCGGCACCGAGCAGCGCCGCGCACTCCGCCACCGACAGCCGGGCCGTGACGTCGTTCGCGCCGATGATCACCAGCACCAGCTGGGGCGGGGCCACCAGCGCCGCGTCCACCTGCGCCGCCAGGTCCCGCGACGTGGAGCCCACGATCGCGTAAGTGGTCAGGTCGACCGGCCGCTCCAGCTCCGCCGCCAGGCCCCGGGCGATCCGCACGCCCGGCAGTTCGTCCGGCGCCTCCACACCGAGCCCGGCCGCCGAGGAGTCGCCGAGGACCGCCAGCCGCAGCGGCGCATCGCCCTCCGGCGGCGACGCGACCGGACCGGTGCCGTCCGGCAGGTGGACGCCGTCCGAGCGGAACGGGACGCCGACGGGTTCGCCGATGGCTCGCCGCGCGTACCAGGACTGCCCGTTGAGCAGCCCGTACGCGGCGCCCGACACCCCTCCGACGGTCCCCGCCGCGACCATCGCCAGCCGTAACACCCGCGCCCCGACCATGCCCCGCTCCTCCTCGCGCCACCCCGACGCGTCCCTACTACTGAATACGCCTTCGAGGTGAAAAACGTTCCCACCCGCTTGTCGCCCCGCGGCGAAGCAGGGTTAGCCGGGGACCACGCCGCGTGGAACGGATCACCTCGCGCCGGTGTCGAAACCGCCCGAACGGCACGCCACCGGACCACCCGTGCGACAAGATGCGGGAATCGGGCACTTAGGCTCAGCCCCACATCGTCACGGAGAGCGAAAGGGACTCGCTGTGGACTACGTCGAGCACGTCATCGACCTCGTCGGCAACACCCCGCTGGTGCGGCTGAACTCGCTGGCCGAGTCCGCCTCGACGCCGGTGCTGGCGAAGGTCGAGTACCTCAACCCCGGTGGCAGCGTCAAGGACCGGATCGCGCTGCGCATGGTCGAAGCCGCGGAGGACTCCGGGGAGCTCAAGCCCGGCGGGACCATCGTCGAACCCACCTCCGGCAACACCGGTGTCGGCCTGGCGATGGTGGCGCAGCGCAAGGGGTACCGCTGCGTGTTCGTCTGCCCGGACAAGGTCAGCGAGGACAAGCGCAGCGTGCTGGAGGCGTACGGCGCCGAGGTCGTCGTCTGCCCGACGGCGGTGCCGCCGGAGCACGCCGAGTCCTACTACAGCGTCTCCGACCGGCTCGTCACCGAGATCGACGGCGCCTGGAAGCCCAACCAGTACGCCAACCCCGCCAACCCCGAGTCGCACTACCTGAGCACCGGCCCGGAGATCTGGCGCCAGACCGAAGGCCGCATCACGCACTTCGTGGCGGGCATCGGCACCGGCGGCACCATCTCCGGCATCGGGCGCTACCTCAAGGAGGTCTCCGGCGGGAAGGTGCAGATCATCGGCGCCGACCCGGAGGGCTCGGTGTACTCCGGCGGCGGCGGGCGGCCGTACCTCGTCGAGGGCGTCGGCGAGGACTTCTGGCCGACGACCTACGACCGCGACATCTGCGACGAGATCGTGCCCGTCTCCGACGCCGACTCGTTCACCATGACCCGGTCCCTCGCCCGCGAGGAGGCGCTGCTCGTCGGCGGTTCCTGCGGGATGGCCGCCGCGGCGGCGCTGCGGGTGGCGGAGCGCACCGGGCCGGACGACGTGATCGTGGTGCTGCTGCCCGACGGCGGCCGGGGTTACCTCGGCAAGGTCTTCAACGACTCGTGGATGGCGAAGTACGGCTTCCTGTCCCCGGACCACGCGGGCGCAGCCATCAAGGACGTGCTGCTGCGCAAGGACGGCACCATCCCCGAGCTCGTCCACGTTCACCCGAACGAGACCGTCGCGGAGGCGGTGGCCATCCTGCGGGAATTCGGGGTGTCCCAGATGCCGGTCGTCAACGCCGAACCGCCGATCATGGTCGCGGAGATCGCCGGAGCGGTCAACGAACGCGATCTGCTCGACGCGCTGTTCGCCGGTCGCGCGCAGCTCGCCGACCGCATCGAGGAGCACATGTCCCCGCCGCTGCCCACCATCGGCGCAGGTGAGGAGGTCAGCGCGGCGATGTCGGCGCTGGCGGGCGCCGACGGAGCGATGGTCCTCATCGGCGGCAAGCCCGCCGGTGTGGTCACCCGCCAGGACGTGCTCGCGTTCATCGCCGGGCGTTGACTTTTCGTTACGGACGGCCGCTACGCTGCTGACATATCGGATAGCGTGTGGACGATCAACTCGCTTCAGACGTCATGCTTCACGCCCAAGGGGGTCAGGAAACCCGATGAGCTCTCCGCAGCCGCCGGACGGCGGTCAGCAGGGACAGCAACCGCAGGGGACCGAGTCGGAGGCGCAGGCCGCCGAGTCGCAGATCAGTTCCCAGCTGGACCCGCAGACCCCGGCCACCGACCAGTCCTCCGGCGCGGACGCCACTCAGGTCGTCCGCCCCGCGCAACTGGACCAGAACGCGGGCCAGGCGTCCGCGGACTCCACCCAGGTCGTGCGTCCCGCGCAGCCGTCCGCGGGTGGGGACTCCACGCAGGTCGTGCCGCCGTCGATGCAGCCGCCGCAGCCGATGTACGAACAGCCCGGCAACGCGGGCGGCGGTGAGTCGGCGACGCAGATGGTGCCGCCGTCGATGCAGCCCCCGCAGCCGATGTACAGCCAGCCCGGCACCCAGAGCCAGCCCGGCGGCTTCCCGCAGCAGCCGCCCGCCGGTACTCCCGGTGGCGGCTTCCCGGCGCCGCAGGCCGGTTTCGGCGCACCGCCGCCGCAGGCCGCTCCCGGGCAGCCGGGGTTCGCGCCGCAGATGCCCGGCGGTCCGGGCCAATCCGGTGCGGAGAACGGCACCCTCGCCAAGGTCACCGGCTGGGTGGCCGCCGTTCTTGGTGGGCTGAACGTCCTCGGCGTTCTCGTAATGAGCATCTTCGCCGGCCTTCCAGGCGGCTTGCAGTTGCTGAGCCTCCTCGGCGTGATCGTGATGCTGGTGGGTGGCGTATTCCTGATCTTGCGCAAGCCTCTCGGGCCGTACTTGACGGCAGGTGGCGCCGGGCTCGCCGCGTTGATCGCGTTGATCAGCGCGATCGGATTCGCCACCACCGTGCCGGAGGTCATCGGCAACATCGTCGGTGCGATCCTTCCGATCGCCATCGCGGTACTGGCGATGCTGCCCGCGACACGGGAATGGATTGACGCCGGTCCCGCCGCGCAGGGCGGCCCGCAGGCCGGTTACGCGCAGCAGCCGTACGGCCAGCCCCAGTTCGGCCAGCCGCAGCCGGGCCAGCCGCAGCCCTACGGCCAGCCCCAGCCTGGCCAGCCGCAGTTCGGAGAACCGCAGCAGTTCGGGCAGCAGCCGGGGCAACCGCAGTTCGGGCAGCAGCCCGGCCAGCCCAACCCTTACGGCCAGCCGCAGCCGGGGCAGCCGAACCCCTACGGCCAGCCCCAGCCTGGCCAGCCGAACCCCTACGGTCAGCCGCAGTACGGGCAGCCGCAGTACGGGCAGCCGCAGCCGGGACAGCCGCAGTACGGCCAGCCCCCGCAGTACGGGCAGCCGCAGTACGGCCAGCAGCCGCCGCAGCCCGGTGGCTACCCGCAGCAGCCGGGGCAGCAGCCGCCCCAGTGGTGACCCGCTGAACCAGCCACGACGGCCCTCGACCACCTCGGTCGGGGGCCGTCGTCGTGCGCGCGGCGGTCTTCGCCCGAACGCGTCGGATCGCAACGGCGACCTGCCGAACGGCGCAGGGGCGTGTGGTCCGTACGCTGCGACACATGAGTGATGGCTTCGCCACCCGCGCGATCCACGCGGGCCAGCAACCCGATCCGACGACCGGTTCGGTGATCGTCCCCATCCACGCCACCTCCACCTACGCCCAGGACGGCGTCGGCGGCATGCGCTCGGGGTACGAGTACTCGCGCACCGGGAACCCGACCCGCACCGCGCTGGAGCAGTGCCTCGCGGAGCTCGAAGGCGCCAAGCACGGCCGTGCCTTCTCCTCCGGGATGGCGGCCACCGACGCCGTGCTGCGCGGGACGCTGCGACCCGGCGACCACATGATCATTCCCGATGACGCCTACGGCGGCACGTTCCGCCTGGTCGACAAGGTGCTCACCGAGTGGGGCGTGCAGTACACGCCGGTCCCGGTCTCCGACGTCGACGCGGTGCGGGCGGCGGTGCGGCCGGAGACGAAGGTGCTCTGGGTCGAAACGCCCACGAACCCGCTGCTGACCATCGCCGACATCGCCGCGCTGGCGCAGGTCTCGCGCGACGCGGGCCTCAAGCTCGTCGTCGACAACACCTTCGCCACCCCGTACCTGCAGCGTCCGCTGGAGCTCGGAGCGGACGTGGTCGTGCACTCCACCACCAAGTACCTCGGCGGCCACTCCGACGTGGTCGGCGGCGCAGTGCTCACCTCCGACGACGCGCTGGCGAGCTCGGTGGCGTTCCTGCAGAACACCGCGGGCGCCGTCCCCGGGCCGTTCGACGCGTGGCTGACGCTGCGCGGTGTGAAGACGCTGGCGGCGCGGATGGACCGGCACAGCGCCAACGCGGCACGCATCGCCGCGGCCCTGCGCGAGCACCCGAAGGTCTCCAAGGTCTACTACCCGGGCCTGCCCGAGCATCCCGGTCACGAGGTCGCGGCGAAGCAGATGCACGGTTTCGGCGGCATGATCTCGTTCATCCACGTCGACGGCGAGCAGGCCGCGCTGGACGTGTGCGCCAAGACCCGCCTGTTCACCTTGGCGGAGTCGCTCGGCGGGGTCGAGTCGCTGATCGAGCACCCCGGCAAGATGACCCACGCCAGCACCGCGGGCTCCGTGCTGCAGGTGCCCGGCGAGCTGGTGCGGCTGTCGGTCGGCATCGAGGAAGCCGACGACCTCGTCGAGGACCTGCTCGCGGCGCTCTGACCCGTTCGGACCAGCGGCCCGTTCGCCCGGCATCGGCCGGGTGGACGGGCCGTCGTCGCCGAGCCGTCCGGATCAGGGAGCGATCGACGGGTCGATGTCCGCGGGCGGCGAGTGCGGCGCGTCGCCGAGCTGCGGCGCCGGGGTGACGGGCAGGTCCTCCGCTTGCACGCACCCGCCGATGAGCTCGACGACGCCGTCCCGCTCGCGGTACGTGCCGGGGTCGTCGCAGCCGCTCTGAGCCACCGCGAACACCGCCGCCGCGGACAGGACCGTCGCCAGCGCGATGCCGCCCACCAGTGACAACGTCCCCGTCGAAGCCATCGCCGGTGCCATACGTCCTCCCCGCCAGCGCCTGCTCCGCGCGCCGCCGCGCAGTAGTGGGTCCGCCGCGTGCGCCCGGCAGAGCCCCGGTGCCGCAGGTCGATCACGCGTACTGCGCAGCGTACCCAACACCTCGCTCGGCGGTCGTGGTTCGCGCTGGTGCACGATTGGCGGTATGCACCTGATCAGCCTGGACCGGATCCACGCCGCGGCCAAGGAGCTCTCCGACGTGGTCCGGCGGACCCCGCTCGCGCACTCCAGGGTGCTCAGCGATCACGTCGGCGGTGACGTGCACCTGAAGTGCGAGAACCTCCAGCGCACGGGGGCGTTCAAGTTGCGCGGCGCCTACGTCCGGTTGCGCGCGCTCGACGAGCGGCAGCGCGCCGCCGGGGTGGTGGCGGCCAGCGCGGGCAACCACGCGCAGGGCGTCGCCTTGGCGGCGTCGCTGCTGGGCATCCGCTCCACCGTGTTCATGCCGGAGCGCGCGACGCTGCCGAAGCTGGCGGCGACCCAGTCCTACGGCGCGACGGTGCGGGCGGAGGGCGCGGTGCTGTCCGAAACCCTCTCCCTGGCCAAGGAGCACGCCGACCGGACGGGCGCGGAGTTCATCCACCCGTTCGACCACCCGGACGTCCTGGCCGGGCAGGGCACGGTCGGGCTGGAGATCCTCGAACAGCTCCCGCACGCAGGCACGGTGGTGGTGCCGACCGGCGGCGGCGGCCTGATCAGCGGAGTGGCCGCCGCGGTGAAGGCCGTGCGCCCCCAGGTGCGGGTGATCGGCGTGCAGGCCGAGCAGGCCGCCGCCTGGCCCGCGTCGCTGGAGCGGGGCGCGCCGGTGCGCATCGAGGACACCCGCACGATGGCCGACGGGATCGCCGTCGCCGAGCCCGGCGAGGTGACGTTCGCGCACGTGTCCGCGCTCGTCGACGACATGATCACGGTCAGCGAGCAGGCCTTGTCGCGGGCGTTGCTGCTGTGCCTGGAGCGGATGAAGCTGGTCGCCGAACCGGCCGGGGTCGCCGCCGTCGCGGGAATCCTGGAGCGCCCGGACCTGATGACGGCGCCGACGGTGGCGGTGCTCTCCGGCGGCAACATCGATCCGCTGCTGCTGTTGCAGCTGATCCGGCACGGCATGACCTCGGCGGGCCGCTACCTGTCGCTGCGGGTGCGCCTGCCGGACCGGCCGGGGTCGCTGGCGGGACTGGTCGCTCAGCTCGGGGACTTGGCGGCGAACGTGCTCGACATCGAGCACTCCCGGATCTCCGGCGCCCTCGCGCTCGGCGAGGTCGACGTGGAGATCAGCCTGGAGACGCGCGGGCCGGAGCACCGCGAGCACGTGGTCGCCGAGCTGACCCGCGCGGGCTTCACCGTCACCTCCGAACGCTGAAGCACTGATCGTGCGGCGGCGATGCCGGTGATCACGCGCACCGGCACCGCCGCAGGCCCCGGCGGGTCCGCGCGCGAACGGCGCGGGACCCGCCGGGGTTCAACCCGACCCCCTGCGTGGGACGGCGAGGCGACCTCGGAGGTTGCCTTCGATCTTCGTCGCGAAGGATCGGAGGCAGCGTGCCTCAGAGGTTGCCGCGCAGTTCCTGCTCCCTCTCGATGGCTTCGAACAGCGCCTTGAAGTTGCCCTTGCCGAAGCCCAGCGAGCCGTGCCGCTCGATGAGCTCGTAGAACACCGTCGGCCGGTCGCCGATCGGCTTGGTGAAGATCTGCAGCAGGTAGCCGTCCTCGTCGCGGTCGACGAGGATGCCGTGCTCCTTCAAGGTCTCGATCGGCAGCCGCACCTCCCCGATGCGGGCCCGCAGCTCCGGGTCGTCGTAGTACGAGTCGGGCGTGGCGAGGAACTCCACGCCGGCGGCGCGCATCGCGGTGATGGTGCGCAGGATGTCGCCGGTGGCCAGCGCGATGTGCTGGCAGCCCGCGCCCCGGTAGAACTCCAGGTACTCGTCGATCTGCGACTTCTTGCGCCCGGCGGCGGGCTCGTTGAGCGGGAACTTGACCCGGTGGTTGCCGTTGGCGACGACCTTGCTCATCAGCGCGGAGTACTCGGTGGCGATGTCGTCGCCGACGAACTCGGCCATGTTCACGAAGCCCAGCACCCGGTTGTAGAACCCGACCCAGCGGTCCATGTCGCCGAGTTCGACGTTGCCGACGCAGTGGTCGACGGCCTGGAACAGGCGTTTCGGCGCCCCTTCCGGTTTGACGTAGCCGCTGCTGCGGGCGACGTACCCGGGCAGGTACGGGCCGGTGTAGCGGCTGCGGTCGATCAGCGTGTGCCTGGTCTCGCCGTAGGTCGCGATGGCAGCGGTGCGCACCACCCCGTGCTCGTCGGTGAGGTCGTTTGGCTCGTCGAGCACCGTCGCGCCCTGCGCGCGGGCGTGTTCGACGCAGCGGTCCACGTCCTGCACTTCCAGCGCGAGGTCGACCACGCCGTCGCCGTGCGCCCGGTGGTGGTCGGCGAGCGGGCTGTCCGGATCGACGGCTCCCTGCAGCACGAAGCGGGCGGAGCCGGACTTGAGCACGTAGGACTTGTGGTCGCGGTAGCCGTGTTCGGGGCCGCGGTAGGCGACGAGCTCCATGCCGAACGCGACCTGGTAGAACAGCGCGCTCTGGGTGGCGTTGCCGACGACGAACACGACCGCGTCCATCGCCCGCACCGGGAACGGGTCGTGGCTCGTGTCGTGGTCGACGAGTCCGACGAGTCGGCGCATCTGATCGAAGGTGACGTCATCGAGCTTGCCGGTGGTGCCGATGTCGTCGTGGTCGACGGTGCCGGTCACGATGGCCTCCCTGCCTTGTGCGAGGTTCGTGCGCTGCAGCGTGAGCCGGTCGGGCATGCTGCGCAAGGGACTTCCGTTCTGCTGGGCAAGGTGTGCAGAAGTGCCGATCGGCGGGCGGATCGGCTGGTCAGGTTGTGCAGGGAGGCGCTGGTGGACTTCGAGGAGACCGAGCTGGACGCGCTCGACGCCCGGCTGCTGCTGTTGCTGGCCGACGAGCCGCGCCTCGGCGTGCTGGAGTGCTCGCGGCGCCTCGGCGTGGCGCGCGGGACGGTGCAGGCTCGGCTGGACCGGATGCGTCGGCGCGGGGTGCTGCGCGGTTTCCCGCCGGATCTGAACCTGGCGGCGATGGGGTACGGGTTGACCGCGTTCGCGGTGCTGGAGATCGCGCAGGGGCAGCGCAACGCGGTGGCGCAGCGGCTGGCCGCGATCGACGAGGTGTGCGAGGTGCACACGACCACCGGCGAGGGCGATCTGTGGGTGCGGTTGGTGGCGCGTTCGAACGCGGACCTGCAGCGGGTGATCGACGAGGTGGTGGCGGCGCCGCAGGTGTTGCGGACGTCGACGTCGATCGCGTTGTCCACGCCGGTGCCGCCGCGGGTGCGGCCGTTGCTGGAGCGGCTGGCGGGTGATCCTCCGGCCGCGCCTTGACGATCTCGCGCGGGGCTGAGTATCTTTCTTTTTGAAACGTTTTAAGATCACTGCGCCCGCTGGGGTTCGACTCGGCCCGGCCCGTTCCTCGCGGTGATCGTTCGTCGCTGCCCCTGACCGCATGCGATTTCGTTGCAAATCCGAGGCAACCTCTCGGTTCGCACCCGCGCCGCCCGTCCAGCGGTGTTGATGCGCAGGCATGAAACGTTTAACTGATCCGTCCGAGCTCACTCCGGAACAGCCCAGCGCAGTGCTGATCCGCGGTCCCCGCCGGCGAAGATCCACCCGCCCGTGATCGCCACCGGCGCCCCGCGCTGGGAGAAGGAAGGCGACATGGACCGTCCTTGACCGACCCGGCGCACCGTCCTCAAAGCCACCGCGGGCACCGCCGCGTTCGTCGCGATGAGCCCCGGCGGCACGGCCGCCGCCGGGCCCGGCATCCGCGTGACCGGCACCGGCGTGGAACACGCGGCCGAACCGCTCGGCCTCGACGTGCCCCGGCCACGGCTGAGCTGGCACCTCGGTTCCGATGCGCGTGACCAGGTGCAATCCGCCTACCGGCTGCTCGTGGCGACCTCCGCCGACCTGCTGCGCGAAGGCTCCGCCGACGTGTGGGACAGCGGCGAGGTGCCCGCGGGGGACTCGCTGCTCGTCGAATACGGCGGCCCCCCGCTGCGGCCGCGCACCCGCTACTGGTGGTCGGTCCGGGTCTGGGACGCGCAGGGCACCGCCTCGCCGTACGGAGAACCGGCCTGGTGGGAGACCGGTCTGCAGGACGCGGCGAACTGGACGGCCCGCTGGATCCGGCCACCCGACGGCGGCACCGCGCAGCTGCGCAAGGACTTCCACGTCGCCGCCCCGGTCGTGCGCGCCCGGCTCTACGCCACCGCGCTCGGCGTCTACGAACCGGAGCTCAACGGCCACCGCGTCGGCGATCACCGGCTCGCGCCTGGCTGGACCGACTACCGGGTGCGGGTGCAGTACCAGACCTACGACGTGACGGAACTGGTGCGCGACGGCGACAACGTGCTCGGCGCGCACCTCGGGCCCGGCTGGTACGCGGGGCACGTGGGCATGTTCGGTCCCGGCCAGTACGGCGACCGGCCGCTGCTGCGAGCGCAGCTGGAGCTCGACCACGCGGACGGGAGCCGCAGCACCGTCGGCACCGACGACGGCTGGCGCACGACGACCGGAGCCATCCGCTCCTCCGACCTGCTGATGGGCGAGGAGCAGGACGCCCGCGCCGCGACCCCGGGCTGGAGCTCGCCCGGCTACGACGCGAGCTCCTGGACCGCCGTCGAAGTCGACGACGGCATCGCGGTCGCCCCCGTCGCCCAAGCCGATCCGCCGGTGCGCGCGACCGAGCAGCTGCCCGCGGTGAACCGGACCGAACCCGCCCCCGGCACCTTCGTCTACGACCTGGGCCAGAACATCGTGGGCGTGGTGCGGCTGCACGTCGACGCGGCGGCGGGCACCGAGGT
This window of the Saccharopolyspora gloriosae genome carries:
- a CDS encoding Bax inhibitor-1/YccA family protein; translation: MRTTSNPAFKNLPTNGGYANFNHGQGGFGAPGQAPAAPPKATRPMTIDDVVTKTAITLALTVGTGAATYITGAYALALPAAIIGLVLSLIIIFKKKVSPALVIAYAAVEGVFLGGISYVIGGAVDGFTGGGGSGIVMQAIAGTIGVFAAMLVVYKTGAVRVTPKLTKWIIGALAGAAILMLLNLVAGFFMEGGLGLRDGGPLAIIFSLVCIGIAAFSFLLDFDAADKAIKSGVDAKFAWYVAFGLMTTLVWLYLEILRLLSYFQND
- a CDS encoding acetyl-CoA C-acetyltransferase gives rise to the protein MPEAVIVSATRSPIGRAGKGSLVDVRPDDLAAQMVRAALDKIPQLDPTEIDDLMLGCGLPGGEQGFNMARVVSVLLGYDQLPGTTITRYCSSSLQTTRMALHAIKAGEGDVFISAGVEAVSRFAKGNSDSLDDTHNPVFADAEARTQATGEQGADEWVDPREFGKVPDVYIPMGQTAENLARAKGVSRDEMDEFGVRSQNLAEKAIADGFWAREITPVTTPSGTIVDADDGPRAGVTKEAVSGLKPVFRPDGRITAGNCCSLNDGAAALVIMSDVKAKQLGLTPLARVVSTGVSGLSPEIMGLGPVEASKQALKRAGLGVGDIDLVEINEAFAAQVIPSYQELGFPLEKVNVNGGAIAVGHPFGMTGARITNTLINSLQWHDKQFGLETMCVGGGQGMAMVLERLS
- a CDS encoding SGNH/GDSL hydrolase family protein, giving the protein MVGARVLRLAMVAAGTVGGVSGAAYGLLNGQSWYARRAIGEPVGVPFRSDGVHLPDGTGPVASPPEGDAPLRLAVLGDSSAAGLGVEAPDELPGVRIARGLAAELERPVDLTTYAIVGSTSRDLAAQVDAALVAPPQLVLVIIGANDVTARLSVAECAALLGAAVARLREAGVGVVAGTCPDLGAIRPIPQPLRSVASSWSLALGRAQRHAVEAAGGGAVPLADLLSPEFLTRPQELFSPDRFHPSAAGYEAAAGLLLPALCSAIGEWQGPPVPQPPVRSSAAEARRPTSRVVARLNRRFGRRQAT
- a CDS encoding cystathionine beta-synthase codes for the protein MDYVEHVIDLVGNTPLVRLNSLAESASTPVLAKVEYLNPGGSVKDRIALRMVEAAEDSGELKPGGTIVEPTSGNTGVGLAMVAQRKGYRCVFVCPDKVSEDKRSVLEAYGAEVVVCPTAVPPEHAESYYSVSDRLVTEIDGAWKPNQYANPANPESHYLSTGPEIWRQTEGRITHFVAGIGTGGTISGIGRYLKEVSGGKVQIIGADPEGSVYSGGGGRPYLVEGVGEDFWPTTYDRDICDEIVPVSDADSFTMTRSLAREEALLVGGSCGMAAAAALRVAERTGPDDVIVVLLPDGGRGYLGKVFNDSWMAKYGFLSPDHAGAAIKDVLLRKDGTIPELVHVHPNETVAEAVAILREFGVSQMPVVNAEPPIMVAEIAGAVNERDLLDALFAGRAQLADRIEEHMSPPLPTIGAGEEVSAAMSALAGADGAMVLIGGKPAGVVTRQDVLAFIAGR
- a CDS encoding cystathionine gamma-synthase, which translates into the protein MSDGFATRAIHAGQQPDPTTGSVIVPIHATSTYAQDGVGGMRSGYEYSRTGNPTRTALEQCLAELEGAKHGRAFSSGMAATDAVLRGTLRPGDHMIIPDDAYGGTFRLVDKVLTEWGVQYTPVPVSDVDAVRAAVRPETKVLWVETPTNPLLTIADIAALAQVSRDAGLKLVVDNTFATPYLQRPLELGADVVVHSTTKYLGGHSDVVGGAVLTSDDALASSVAFLQNTAGAVPGPFDAWLTLRGVKTLAARMDRHSANAARIAAALREHPKVSKVYYPGLPEHPGHEVAAKQMHGFGGMISFIHVDGEQAALDVCAKTRLFTLAESLGGVESLIEHPGKMTHASTAGSVLQVPGELVRLSVGIEEADDLVEDLLAAL